One genomic window of Balaenoptera acutorostrata unplaced genomic scaffold, mBalAcu1.1 scaffold_1051, whole genome shotgun sequence includes the following:
- the LOC103006200 gene encoding LOW QUALITY PROTEIN: vasopressin V1b receptor-like (The sequence of the model RefSeq protein was modified relative to this genomic sequence to represent the inferred CDS: deleted 1 base in 1 codon): protein MDPGPPWITSPTPGSTLSVPNATTPWLGRDEELAKVEIGVLATVLVLATGGNLTVLLTVGQPGRKRSRMHLFVLHLALTDLGVALFQVLPQLLWDITYRFQGPDPLCRAIKYLQVLSMFASTYMLLAMTLDRYLAVCHPLCSLQQPSRSTYPLIAAPWLLAAILSLPQVFIFSLREVIQGSGVLDCWADFRFPWGPRAYITWTTLAIFILPVAMLTACYSLICHEICKNLKVKTGAWKVEGGGWRTWNRPSPPSAPAAATRGLPSRVSSTSTISRAKIRTVKMTFVIVLAYIACWAPFFSVQMWSVWDENAPDEDSTNVSFTISMLLGNLSSCCNPWIYMGFNGHLWPRSLCRLACCGGPGPRMCRQLSSGSPSSRRAMLLTRSSVLPTLSLSPRLSQRPGPEDPLKGEEQVDRDTITETSIF, encoded by the exons ATGGATCCTGGGCCTCCTTGGATCACCAGCCCCACGCCCGGGAgcaccctctctgtccccaaTGCCACCACACCCTGGCTGGGCCGTGATGAGGAGCTGGCCAAGGTGGAGATCGGCGTCCTGGCCACTGTCCTGGTGCTGGCGACAGGGGGCAACCTGACTGTGCTGCTGACGGTGGGGCAGCCCGGCCGCAAGCGCTCCCGCATGCACCTGTTCGTGCTGCACCTGGCCCTGACGGACCTGGGCGTGGCGCTCTTCCAGGTGCTGCCCCAGCTGCTGTGGGACATCACCTACCGCTTCCAGGGCCCCGACCCCCTCTGCCGGGCCATCAAGTACCTGCAGGTGCTCAGCATGTTCGCCTCCACCTACATGCTGCTGGCCATGACGCTTGACCGCTACCTGGCCGTTTGTCACCCCCTGTGCAGCCTCCAGCAGCCCAGCAGGTCCACCTACCCTCTCATTGCAGCTCCTTGGCTGCTGGCTGCCATCCTCAGCCTCCCTCaagtcttcattttttctttacgAGAGGTGATCCAGGGCTCT GGAGTGCTGGACTGCTGGGCAGACTTCCGCTTTCCTTGGGGGCCACGGGCCTACATCACCTGGACCACCCTGGCCATCTTCATCCTGCCTGTGGCCATGCTCACGGCCTGCTACAGCCTCATCTGCCATGAAATCTGTAAGAACCTAAAAGTCAAGACCGGGGCCTGGAAGGTAGAAGGAGGGGGTTGGAGGACTTGGAACCGGCCCTCACCTCCTTCTGCACCAGCTGCAGCCACACGGGGGCTGCCATCCCGGGTCAGCAGCACCAGCACCATCTCACGGGCCAAGATCCGGACTGTGAAGATGACCTTCGTCATTGTGCTGGCCTACATCGCCTGCTGGGCGCCTTTCTTCAGCGTCCAGATGTGGTCTGTGTGGGACGAGAATGCCCCTGATGAAG ATTCAACCAATGTGTCTTTCACCATCTCCATGCTTTTGGGCAACCTCAGCAGCTGCTGCAACCCCTGGATCTACATGGGCTTCAACGGCCACCTGTGGCCGCGTTCCCTCTGCCGTCTGGCCTGCTGCGGGGGGCCGGGGCCCAGGATGTGCAGGCAGCTCTCCAGCGGCAGCCCGTCCAGCCGCCGCGCCATGCTGCTGACCCGCTCCAGTGTCCTGCCCACCCTCAGCCTCAGCCCCAGACTCAGCCAGAGGCCGGGGCCCGAAGACCCACTGAAGGGTGAAGAGCAGGTGGACAGGGACACCATCACCGAGACCAGCATCTTTTAG